Proteins encoded in a region of the Leifsonia sp. PS1209 genome:
- a CDS encoding LacI family DNA-binding transcriptional regulator: MFTVESNGQSRAPGVRDVARVAGVSRQTVSRVMNEHPSIRDETRMRVLAAMEELRFRPNRAARMLTTARSMTIGVLASSASTLFGPASSIDAVEKAARDAGYFVTVAHVADTTAEEVDAALEHLAAQAVDGIVVVAPERPVVDALRSAAPGVPFVTLHGSQEPGEDGVVVDQFAGARLAVRHLLDLGHRRIAHLAGPAEWEEAAARQRGFTAELAVDGLEGIVTEPGDWTSASGARIGAALFDGSGGDGVTAVFSSNDQMALGLLHVLRESGRRVPEDVSVIGFDDIPEAAYFAPPLTTVRQDFRELGRRCVARLLGEIAASAAPPLAAPIAPTLVLRASTGSPR; this comes from the coding sequence GTGTTCACCGTGGAGAGCAACGGCCAGAGCAGAGCGCCCGGCGTGCGCGACGTCGCCAGGGTCGCCGGGGTGTCGCGCCAGACCGTCTCGCGCGTGATGAACGAGCACCCCAGCATCCGGGACGAGACCAGGATGCGGGTGCTCGCCGCGATGGAGGAGCTGCGGTTCCGCCCCAACCGCGCCGCCAGGATGCTCACCACGGCGCGCTCGATGACCATCGGCGTGCTCGCGTCCTCCGCCTCCACCCTGTTCGGACCGGCGAGCAGCATCGACGCCGTCGAGAAGGCCGCCCGCGACGCCGGATACTTCGTGACGGTCGCCCACGTCGCCGACACCACCGCGGAGGAGGTGGACGCCGCCCTCGAGCACCTGGCGGCGCAGGCGGTGGACGGGATCGTGGTCGTCGCCCCCGAACGCCCGGTGGTGGATGCGCTCCGCTCGGCGGCGCCCGGCGTCCCGTTCGTCACGCTGCACGGCTCGCAGGAGCCGGGAGAGGACGGCGTCGTGGTCGACCAGTTCGCCGGCGCGCGACTGGCGGTGCGGCACCTGCTCGACCTCGGGCACCGACGCATCGCCCACCTCGCCGGACCGGCCGAGTGGGAGGAAGCGGCCGCCCGCCAGCGCGGCTTCACCGCGGAGCTGGCGGTGGACGGTCTGGAGGGGATCGTGACGGAGCCGGGCGACTGGACCTCCGCATCCGGAGCACGCATCGGCGCCGCGCTGTTCGACGGGTCGGGCGGAGACGGCGTGACGGCGGTGTTCTCGTCGAACGACCAGATGGCGCTCGGGCTGCTGCACGTCCTGCGCGAGAGCGGACGCCGGGTGCCGGAGGACGTGAGCGTGATCGGCTTCGACGACATCCCGGAGGCCGCGTACTTCGCGCCGCCGCTCACCACGGTGCGGCAGGACTTCCGCGAGCTGGGCCGCCGCTGCGTCGCGCGCCTCCTCGGCGAGATCGCGGCGTCCGCCGCGCCCCCGCTCGCCGCCCCCATCGCCCCCACCCTCGTCCTCCGCGCCTCCACCGGCTCCCCCAGATGA
- a CDS encoding sugar ABC transporter substrate-binding protein, giving the protein MKRISRSSVLRRVATAIAVSAVIGASLAACSGGTAASGGSSSDIEAALKEGGTITYWSWTPSAEAQVAAFEKQYPKVKVKLVNAGTNTTEYTKLQNAIKAGSGAPDVAQVEYYAIPQFALGKALVDLKQYGFDKLKSDYTPGPWGSVNVGGELVGLPQDSGPMAMFYNKTVFDKYGIAVPKTWDEYVDAATKLHAADPTKYITSDSGDSGFTTSMIWQAGGRPFQVDGTKVSINLQDEGTKKWTGTWNKLVENKLLSSVPGWSDDWFKALGNGSIATLVTGAWMPGVLESSVKDGSGQWRVAPVPTYDGTPANAENGGGGQVVLKQSKNPALAAGFLKWLNNSPESIKVFLQSGGFPSTTKDLEASDFLASAPDYFGGQKINEVLVDGAKNVSTGWQYLPFQVYANSIYGDTVGQAYSNNSDLNAGLQAWQKSLVDYGNQQGFTVTGK; this is encoded by the coding sequence ATGAAGCGCATCTCGCGTTCGTCGGTGCTTCGACGCGTCGCGACGGCCATCGCCGTCAGCGCCGTGATCGGCGCGTCGCTCGCCGCCTGCTCCGGCGGCACCGCAGCATCCGGAGGCAGCTCCTCCGACATCGAGGCGGCACTGAAGGAGGGCGGCACGATCACGTACTGGTCGTGGACCCCGTCGGCAGAGGCCCAGGTCGCCGCGTTCGAGAAGCAGTACCCGAAGGTGAAGGTCAAGCTGGTCAACGCCGGCACGAACACCACCGAGTACACCAAGCTGCAGAACGCCATCAAGGCGGGCTCCGGCGCCCCGGATGTCGCCCAGGTCGAGTACTACGCCATCCCGCAGTTCGCGCTCGGCAAGGCCCTCGTCGACCTCAAGCAGTACGGTTTCGACAAGTTGAAGAGCGACTACACGCCCGGCCCGTGGGGCTCCGTGAACGTCGGCGGCGAGCTCGTCGGCCTGCCGCAGGATTCCGGGCCCATGGCCATGTTCTACAACAAGACGGTCTTCGACAAGTACGGCATCGCCGTCCCGAAGACCTGGGACGAGTACGTGGATGCCGCCACCAAGCTGCACGCGGCAGACCCGACCAAGTACATCACCAGTGACTCGGGTGACTCCGGCTTCACCACCAGCATGATCTGGCAGGCCGGCGGGCGTCCGTTCCAGGTCGACGGCACCAAGGTGTCGATCAACCTCCAGGACGAGGGCACCAAGAAGTGGACGGGCACCTGGAACAAGCTCGTCGAGAACAAGCTGCTCTCCTCCGTTCCCGGCTGGAGCGACGACTGGTTCAAGGCGCTCGGCAACGGCTCCATCGCCACCCTCGTCACCGGCGCCTGGATGCCCGGTGTGCTCGAGTCGTCGGTGAAGGACGGCTCCGGCCAGTGGCGCGTCGCTCCGGTCCCGACCTACGACGGCACCCCGGCCAACGCCGAGAACGGCGGCGGCGGCCAGGTCGTGCTCAAGCAGAGCAAGAACCCGGCGCTCGCCGCCGGCTTCCTCAAGTGGCTGAACAACAGCCCGGAGTCGATCAAGGTCTTCCTGCAGTCCGGCGGCTTCCCGTCGACCACGAAGGACCTCGAAGCGAGCGACTTCCTCGCCTCTGCGCCCGACTACTTCGGCGGCCAGAAGATCAACGAGGTGCTCGTCGACGGTGCGAAGAACGTCTCGACCGGCTGGCAGTACCTGCCGTTCCAGGTCTACGCGAACAGCATCTACGGCGACACGGTCGGTCAGGCGTACTCGAACAACAGCGATCTGAACGCGGGCCTGCAGGCCTGGCAGAAGTCGCTGGTCGACTACGGCAACCAGCAGGGCTTCACCGTCACCGGCAAGTAA
- a CDS encoding L-ribulose-5-phosphate 4-epimerase, which translates to MTGSAEYTETPAVRAVREQVSALHAELTRNGLVVWTGGNISGRVPGTDLFVIKPSGVDYDDLAPDNMILCTLDGDVVPGSAGSDRSPSSDTAAHAYVYRNMPEVGGVVHTHSTYATAWAARAEPIPCVITAMADEFGGDIPVGPFAIIGDDSIGRGIVATLTGHRSRAVLMQNHGVFTIGRDARDAVKAAVMTEDVARTVHIAKQGGELVPIAQDAIDALYHRYQNVYGQNPEGSLS; encoded by the coding sequence ATGACCGGATCCGCCGAGTACACCGAAACGCCCGCCGTCCGCGCCGTGCGCGAGCAGGTCTCCGCCCTGCACGCGGAGCTCACCCGCAACGGCCTCGTGGTCTGGACAGGGGGCAACATCTCGGGCCGCGTCCCCGGCACCGATCTGTTCGTCATCAAACCGAGCGGCGTCGACTACGACGACCTGGCGCCGGACAACATGATCCTCTGCACGCTCGACGGCGACGTCGTCCCCGGCTCAGCCGGATCCGACCGCTCCCCCTCCAGCGACACCGCGGCGCACGCGTACGTCTACCGCAACATGCCCGAGGTGGGCGGCGTCGTCCACACCCACTCCACGTACGCGACGGCGTGGGCGGCGCGCGCCGAGCCCATCCCGTGCGTCATCACGGCGATGGCGGACGAGTTCGGCGGCGACATCCCGGTCGGCCCGTTCGCGATCATCGGCGACGACTCGATCGGCCGCGGCATCGTCGCGACGCTCACCGGGCACCGCTCGCGCGCCGTGCTCATGCAGAACCACGGCGTCTTCACCATCGGCAGGGATGCCCGGGATGCAGTCAAGGCCGCCGTCATGACGGAGGACGTCGCCCGCACCGTGCACATCGCCAAGCAGGGCGGAGAGCTCGTGCCCATCGCCCAGGACGCCATCGACGCCCTGTACCACCGCTACCAGAACGTCTACGGACAGAACCCGGAAGGATCCCTCAGCTGA
- a CDS encoding beta-galactosidase produces MATGTADTDTRDTGTRETGTATAERPARFEIGERDFLLDGEPFQVISGALHYFRVHPGLWADRIHKARLMGLNTIETYVPWNLHEPVEGTWTAEDGLDLGAFLDAVAAEGMRAIVRPGPYICAEWVNGGLPAWLTAEPGVGIRRSEPRYLAAVSSYLREVYAIVAPRQIDEGGPVVLVQIENEYGAYGDDKDYLRALVDVTRASGIVVPLTTVDQPQPAMLENGSLPELHRTASFGSRAVERLATLREHQPTGPLMCSEFWNGWFDQWGEYHHITAPEDSAAELDALLAAGASVNLYVVHGGTNFGFTNGANHKGHYTPIVTSYDYDAPLDEAGNPTAKYWAFRETIARHAPVPDEVPVASGAAPVVTSAFDAALPLDAVRAVFSGSVDAEQPPTMDALGHYGPFASYRASIDAEPGSVLTVGEVRDRAWLTLDGVPIGRLARENKERALVLPGGGELHILIENQGRVDYGTRIGEAKGLIGPVAVDGREVTGWTVDPIDVSSSAAVAGIESALAAVRGEVVDVLSGPVFASGTFELDEPADLYLDTSGWGKGAVWINGFCLGRYWSRGPQYTLYVPAPILRAGTNSIVALELEIATDPAVRFVAHPSLGPLDL; encoded by the coding sequence ATGGCTACGGGCACAGCAGACACCGACACCCGGGACACGGGCACCCGGGAGACAGGGACCGCCACGGCGGAGCGGCCTGCCCGGTTCGAGATCGGCGAGCGCGACTTCCTGCTCGACGGCGAACCGTTCCAGGTGATCTCCGGCGCGCTGCACTACTTCCGCGTGCACCCGGGGCTGTGGGCCGACCGCATCCACAAGGCCAGGCTGATGGGGCTGAACACCATCGAGACCTACGTGCCGTGGAACCTGCACGAGCCCGTCGAGGGCACCTGGACGGCCGAGGACGGGCTCGACCTCGGCGCGTTCCTCGACGCCGTCGCCGCCGAAGGGATGCGCGCCATCGTTCGACCGGGCCCGTACATCTGCGCCGAGTGGGTCAACGGCGGCCTGCCGGCCTGGCTGACCGCGGAGCCCGGCGTCGGCATCCGCCGCAGCGAGCCGCGCTACCTCGCGGCCGTCAGCAGCTACCTGCGCGAGGTCTACGCGATCGTCGCCCCGCGGCAGATCGACGAGGGCGGCCCCGTCGTGCTCGTCCAGATCGAGAACGAGTACGGCGCATACGGCGACGACAAGGACTACCTGAGGGCGCTCGTCGACGTGACCCGCGCATCCGGGATCGTCGTGCCGCTGACCACGGTCGACCAGCCGCAGCCCGCGATGCTCGAGAACGGCTCCCTCCCGGAACTGCACCGCACGGCGTCGTTCGGCTCGCGTGCCGTCGAGCGCCTGGCCACCCTGCGCGAGCACCAGCCGACAGGACCGCTGATGTGCTCCGAGTTCTGGAACGGCTGGTTCGACCAGTGGGGCGAATACCACCACATCACCGCGCCGGAGGACTCGGCGGCCGAACTGGATGCGCTGCTCGCGGCCGGCGCGTCGGTGAACCTCTACGTCGTGCACGGCGGAACGAACTTCGGCTTCACCAACGGAGCCAACCACAAGGGCCACTACACGCCGATCGTCACGAGCTACGACTACGACGCCCCGCTCGACGAGGCGGGCAACCCCACGGCGAAGTACTGGGCGTTCCGGGAGACGATCGCCCGGCACGCGCCGGTTCCGGACGAGGTGCCCGTCGCCTCCGGCGCTGCGCCCGTCGTGACGAGCGCGTTCGACGCGGCGCTGCCGCTCGACGCGGTCCGCGCCGTCTTCTCCGGCTCCGTGGACGCCGAGCAGCCTCCGACGATGGATGCGCTCGGCCACTACGGTCCGTTCGCGTCCTACCGCGCATCCATCGACGCGGAGCCCGGCTCGGTGCTCACCGTCGGCGAGGTGCGCGACCGCGCCTGGCTGACGCTCGACGGCGTCCCCATCGGACGGCTCGCGCGGGAGAACAAGGAGCGCGCGCTGGTGCTCCCGGGCGGCGGAGAGCTGCACATCTTGATCGAGAACCAGGGGCGCGTCGACTACGGCACCCGCATCGGGGAAGCGAAGGGGCTGATCGGTCCGGTCGCCGTCGACGGGCGCGAGGTGACGGGATGGACCGTCGACCCGATCGACGTCTCCTCTTCTGCGGCGGTCGCTGGCATCGAGAGCGCGCTCGCCGCGGTGCGCGGCGAGGTCGTCGACGTGCTGTCCGGGCCGGTTTTCGCGTCGGGGACGTTCGAGCTGGACGAGCCCGCCGACCTCTATCTCGACACGAGCGGCTGGGGGAAGGGCGCCGTGTGGATCAACGGGTTCTGCCTCGGCCGGTACTGGTCGCGCGGCCCGCAGTACACGCTCTACGTCCCGGCGCCGATCCTCCGCGCAGGCACGAACAGCATCGTCGCGCTCGAACTCGAGATCGCCACGGACCCCGCGGTCCGTTTCGTCGCGCACCCGTCGCTCGGCCCGCTCGACCTCTAG
- the araA gene encoding L-arabinose isomerase encodes MPKLSTTLDHYEVWFLTGSQHLYGPETLAQVAEQSRAIADQLAASGDVPVRIVWKPVLTDADAIRRIALEANADDAVIGLIAWMHTFSPAKMWIAGLDALRKPLLHFHTQANVELPWGEIDFDFMNLNQAAHGDREFGYIQSRLGVPRTTVVGHVSNPDVASRIGTWMRAAAGWAATRSLKLARFGDNMRFVAVTEGDKTEAELRFGVQVNTWGVNELADAVAAAAESDIDALVAEYEDLYDVAPELRRGGERHSSLRDGAAIELGLRSFLEEGGFGAFTTSFEDLGALKQLPGLAVQRLMAEGYGFGAEGDWKTAILVRAANVMGAGLPGGASLMEDYTYDLTPGDERILGAHMLEVSPALSSTKATLEVHPLGIGGKDDPVRLVFTADPGPAVVVALSDMRDRFRLVANVVEVVEPTAPLPHLPVGRAVWKPAPDFTTSATAWLEAGAAHHTVMSTAVGLQAFEDFARMAETELLIIDEQTTLRGFTESLRWNAAYYRLARGI; translated from the coding sequence ATGCCGAAGCTCTCGACCACGCTCGACCACTACGAGGTCTGGTTCCTCACCGGAAGCCAGCACCTCTACGGCCCGGAGACGCTCGCGCAGGTCGCCGAGCAGTCCCGCGCGATCGCCGACCAGCTCGCCGCCTCCGGCGACGTCCCCGTGCGCATCGTCTGGAAGCCGGTGCTCACCGACGCGGACGCCATTCGCCGCATCGCCCTGGAGGCCAACGCCGACGACGCCGTCATCGGCCTCATCGCGTGGATGCACACGTTCAGCCCGGCGAAGATGTGGATCGCCGGTCTCGACGCGCTCCGCAAGCCGCTGCTGCACTTCCACACCCAGGCGAACGTCGAGCTTCCGTGGGGCGAGATCGACTTCGACTTCATGAACCTCAACCAGGCGGCGCACGGCGACCGCGAGTTCGGCTACATCCAGTCTCGGCTCGGCGTTCCGCGCACCACGGTCGTCGGCCACGTGTCGAACCCGGACGTCGCATCCCGGATCGGCACGTGGATGCGCGCCGCGGCGGGCTGGGCGGCCACCCGCTCGCTCAAGCTGGCGCGCTTCGGCGACAACATGCGGTTCGTCGCCGTCACCGAGGGCGACAAGACGGAGGCGGAGCTGCGGTTCGGCGTGCAGGTGAACACCTGGGGCGTCAACGAGCTGGCCGACGCCGTCGCGGCGGCCGCCGAGTCGGACATCGACGCGCTGGTCGCCGAGTACGAGGACCTCTACGACGTCGCGCCCGAGCTGCGCCGCGGCGGAGAGCGCCACTCCTCGCTCCGGGACGGCGCCGCGATCGAGCTCGGCCTGCGGTCGTTCCTCGAAGAGGGCGGCTTCGGCGCGTTCACCACGAGTTTCGAAGACCTCGGCGCGCTGAAGCAGCTGCCCGGTCTCGCCGTGCAGCGTCTGATGGCCGAGGGATACGGCTTCGGCGCGGAGGGCGACTGGAAGACCGCGATCCTCGTGCGCGCGGCGAACGTGATGGGAGCCGGCCTCCCCGGCGGCGCCTCCCTGATGGAGGACTACACCTACGACCTCACCCCCGGCGACGAGCGCATCCTCGGAGCGCACATGCTCGAGGTGAGCCCGGCGCTCAGCTCGACGAAGGCGACGCTCGAGGTGCATCCCCTCGGCATCGGCGGCAAGGACGACCCTGTACGCCTCGTGTTCACCGCCGACCCCGGCCCCGCCGTCGTCGTGGCGCTCTCGGACATGCGCGACCGGTTCCGCCTGGTGGCGAACGTGGTCGAGGTGGTCGAACCGACCGCTCCGCTCCCCCACCTGCCGGTGGGCAGGGCGGTCTGGAAGCCTGCCCCCGACTTCACGACCTCGGCCACGGCCTGGCTGGAGGCGGGCGCCGCGCACCACACAGTGATGTCGACCGCCGTCGGCCTGCAGGCGTTCGAGGACTTCGCCAGGATGGCGGAGACCGAGCTGCTGATCATCGACGAGCAGACCACGCTCCGCGGCTTCACCGAGTCGCTGCGCTGGAACGCGGCGTACTACCGTCTCGCTCGCGGCATCTAG
- a CDS encoding carbohydrate ABC transporter permease, producing the protein MVIFTIYSIVPLVWLIVNATKTQPELFSSFGLWFGNGFSLFQNIADTLTYRNGIFLQWFGNTLLYVVVGAGGATLLATVAGYGLAKYNFPGKRAVFAIVLGAIAVPGTALAVPTFLMFSQVGLTNTPWAVILPSLVSPFGLYLVWTYASEAIPTELLEAARMDGAGEFRTFFTISLRLLAPGIVTVLLFAIVATWNNYFLPLIMLSDPQWYPLTVGLGQWSAQAIGVGAQPIYNLVITGSLLTIVPIVIAFLFLQRFWQSGLSAGSVKQ; encoded by the coding sequence ATGGTGATCTTCACGATCTACTCGATCGTCCCGCTGGTCTGGCTGATCGTGAACGCCACCAAGACCCAGCCGGAGCTGTTCTCCTCGTTCGGCCTCTGGTTCGGCAACGGGTTCTCGCTGTTCCAGAACATCGCGGACACCCTCACCTACCGCAACGGGATCTTCCTGCAGTGGTTCGGCAACACCCTGCTCTACGTGGTGGTGGGCGCCGGCGGCGCGACCCTGCTGGCGACCGTCGCGGGATACGGGCTCGCGAAGTACAACTTCCCCGGCAAGCGCGCGGTGTTCGCCATCGTCCTCGGTGCCATCGCGGTGCCGGGAACCGCCCTCGCCGTCCCGACCTTCCTGATGTTCAGCCAGGTGGGCCTGACGAACACGCCGTGGGCGGTCATCCTGCCGTCGCTGGTCAGCCCGTTCGGCCTCTACCTGGTCTGGACGTACGCGTCGGAGGCCATCCCGACCGAACTGCTCGAAGCGGCCAGGATGGACGGCGCGGGCGAGTTCCGCACCTTCTTCACCATCTCGCTGCGGCTGCTCGCCCCCGGCATCGTCACGGTGCTGCTGTTCGCGATCGTCGCCACCTGGAACAACTACTTCCTGCCGCTGATCATGCTGAGCGACCCGCAGTGGTACCCGCTCACCGTCGGCCTCGGCCAGTGGAGCGCGCAGGCCATCGGCGTCGGCGCGCAGCCGATCTACAACCTCGTCATCACGGGCTCGCTGCTCACCATCGTGCCCATCGTCATCGCCTTCCTCTTCCTGCAGCGGTTCTGGCAGTCGGGGTTGAGCGCCGGAAGCGTCAAGCAGTGA
- a CDS encoding FGGY-family carbohydrate kinase has product MTDHENSHAPGAATGPATGPATGHDAIAAARTALGIELGSTRIKACLVDADDPSTVLAVGSHEWENEFVDRVWTYSLDAVRTGLQAAYADLVADAERRHGIRPQTFGTIGVSAMMHGYLPLDEHGEAIAPFRTWRNTTTGAAAAELTELFGVNIPLRWSIAHLHQAVLDAEQHLPRLRSLTTLAGYVHRLLTGRSVLGVGDASGMFPIDSSTKGYDAELIARYDALAADRLPTGSVADLLPEVLVAGEHAGELTAEGAAYLDPSGELRPGAVFCPPEGDAGTGMVATDSVAPRTGNVSAGTSIFAMVVLERPLGGLHHELDLVTTPAGDQVAMVHCNNGASELAAWAGLFARFSAASGAALDTDAVYDTLFREALDGDSDAGGILAYNTLAGEPIAGLTEGRPLVVRTPESRFTLGNVVRAQLYGVFGVLALGMRVLADKGVALDRMFAHGGMFRTAGVAQRFLAGALDAPVSVSETASEGGAWGIAVLAAFTGSASDSPVDLDTYLRTAVFGTFAFETTTPDPDDVAGFASYLDRYRSGLAIEQAAVDAMPLEGPAA; this is encoded by the coding sequence ATGACGGACCACGAGAACAGCCACGCGCCCGGAGCCGCGACCGGCCCAGCAACCGGTCCAGCAACCGGCCACGACGCCATCGCCGCCGCCCGCACGGCGCTCGGCATCGAGCTCGGCTCGACGCGCATCAAGGCGTGCCTGGTCGACGCCGACGACCCGTCCACCGTGCTCGCCGTCGGCTCGCACGAGTGGGAGAACGAGTTCGTCGACCGCGTCTGGACGTACTCCCTCGACGCCGTCCGCACCGGCCTGCAGGCCGCATACGCCGACCTCGTCGCCGACGCGGAGCGCCGCCACGGCATCCGCCCGCAGACCTTCGGCACCATCGGCGTCTCCGCCATGATGCACGGCTACCTCCCGCTCGACGAGCACGGCGAGGCCATCGCCCCGTTCCGCACCTGGCGCAACACCACCACCGGAGCGGCCGCCGCCGAGCTCACAGAACTGTTCGGCGTGAACATCCCGCTCCGCTGGTCCATCGCCCACCTGCACCAGGCCGTGCTCGACGCCGAGCAGCACCTTCCGCGGCTGCGCTCGCTGACCACGCTCGCCGGGTACGTGCACCGGCTGCTCACCGGGCGCTCGGTGCTCGGCGTCGGCGACGCATCCGGGATGTTCCCGATCGACTCGTCCACGAAGGGCTACGACGCCGAGCTGATCGCGCGCTACGACGCCCTCGCCGCCGACCGCCTCCCGACCGGGAGCGTCGCCGACCTGCTGCCCGAGGTGCTCGTCGCCGGTGAGCACGCGGGCGAGCTGACCGCGGAGGGCGCCGCCTACCTCGACCCGTCCGGCGAGCTGCGCCCCGGCGCCGTGTTCTGCCCGCCGGAGGGCGACGCGGGCACCGGGATGGTCGCCACGGACTCCGTCGCGCCGCGCACCGGCAACGTCAGCGCCGGCACCAGCATCTTCGCCATGGTCGTGCTCGAACGCCCGCTCGGCGGCCTGCACCACGAACTCGACCTGGTCACGACGCCCGCAGGCGATCAGGTGGCGATGGTGCACTGCAACAACGGGGCGAGCGAGCTCGCGGCGTGGGCCGGGCTGTTCGCGCGGTTCTCCGCCGCATCCGGGGCAGCCCTCGACACCGACGCCGTCTACGACACGCTGTTCCGCGAGGCGCTCGACGGCGACAGCGACGCCGGGGGCATCCTCGCGTACAACACGCTCGCCGGCGAGCCCATCGCCGGACTCACCGAGGGCCGGCCGCTCGTCGTCCGCACTCCGGAGAGCCGGTTCACCCTCGGCAACGTGGTCCGGGCCCAGCTGTACGGCGTCTTCGGCGTCCTCGCACTCGGGATGCGCGTGCTCGCCGACAAGGGCGTCGCGCTCGACAGGATGTTCGCCCACGGCGGCATGTTCCGCACGGCTGGCGTTGCGCAGCGCTTCCTCGCCGGGGCACTGGATGCGCCGGTCTCCGTCTCCGAGACGGCGTCCGAGGGCGGCGCGTGGGGCATCGCGGTGCTCGCCGCATTCACCGGTTCCGCGTCCGACTCCCCCGTCGACCTGGACACCTACCTGCGCACCGCCGTCTTCGGCACCTTCGCGTTCGAGACCACCACGCCCGACCCCGACGACGTCGCCGGCTTCGCCTCCTACCTCGACCGCTACCGTTCCGGCCTCGCCATCGAGCAGGCGGCCGTCGACGCGATGCCCCTGGAAGGACCTGCAGCATGA
- a CDS encoding siderophore-interacting protein, with translation MPLLALEKTDRPGYRPYRATVVGVRQLSPSFVRVTFASDAFDTFGTDCLDQRIKIVFPLPDGTFSDLGADSEDAMLAGDWYDRWRSLPDHLRNPFRTYTVRAIDQDARLLDVDFVSHGDGGPAARWLAEAAPGAEVIVVGPDARSIHCGTGIDWRPGDASDLLLVGDETAAPAISAILETLPAGRRAHAYIEVPDARDSLALSHPAGCTVTWLDRAGGDNGCRLIPAVQDWLAAHPETVAGASATREQRLDDVDIDVETLWESPEQAPSGFYAWIAGESSTVKTLRRMLVTGSGIDRSRVAFMGYWRLGKAES, from the coding sequence GTGCCGTTGCTCGCACTCGAGAAGACCGACCGACCCGGCTACCGCCCGTACCGCGCGACCGTCGTCGGTGTGCGGCAGCTCAGCCCGAGCTTCGTCCGCGTCACCTTCGCGTCCGACGCCTTCGACACGTTCGGCACGGACTGCCTCGACCAGCGCATCAAGATCGTCTTCCCCCTGCCGGACGGCACGTTCTCCGACCTCGGCGCCGACAGCGAGGATGCGATGCTCGCCGGCGACTGGTACGACCGCTGGCGTTCCCTCCCCGACCACCTCCGCAACCCGTTCCGCACATACACGGTCCGCGCGATCGACCAGGATGCGCGCCTCCTCGACGTCGACTTCGTCTCCCACGGCGACGGCGGCCCGGCCGCCCGCTGGCTCGCAGAAGCGGCACCGGGCGCCGAGGTGATCGTGGTCGGACCGGACGCCCGCAGCATCCACTGCGGCACGGGCATCGACTGGCGGCCCGGCGACGCGAGCGACCTGCTCCTGGTCGGCGACGAGACCGCTGCCCCCGCGATCTCCGCGATCCTCGAAACCCTCCCGGCCGGCCGCCGCGCCCACGCATACATCGAGGTGCCGGATGCGCGCGACAGCCTCGCGCTCAGCCACCCGGCCGGATGCACGGTCACCTGGCTCGACCGCGCGGGCGGAGACAACGGCTGCCGCCTCATCCCGGCGGTGCAGGACTGGCTCGCCGCGCATCCGGAGACGGTCGCGGGCGCATCCGCCACCCGCGAGCAGCGACTCGACGACGTCGACATCGACGTCGAGACCCTGTGGGAGAGCCCGGAGCAGGCGCCGAGCGGCTTCTACGCGTGGATCGCGGGGGAGTCGTCCACTGTGAAGACCCTGCGCAGGATGCTGGTGACCGGCAGCGGCATCGACAGGAGCCGCGTGGCGTTCATGGGGTACTGGCGGCTGGGGAAAGCGGAGTCGTAG
- a CDS encoding sugar ABC transporter permease: MTTTSAPRSAALSAPRRRHRRDWRGWAFVAPFLIVFAAMIVAPVIYAIYLSLFRQQLIGGNAFVGLENYIAVFTDAKFWESLGRVTVFLVVQVPIMLVLSLTAALALDSARLHGAGFFRIAIFLPYAVPGVVAALIWGFIYGDQFGLTASLNDLLGTSFAPLSGSWILGSIGNIVTWEFMGYNMLIFYAALKVIPGELYEAAEIDGAGAFRTVFSIKIPAVRGAIVIATIFSIIGSFQLFNEPNLLKPLAPNAISSYFTPNMYAYNLSFAGQQFNYAATVAIVMGVLTAVIAYVVQLRGSRKENA, encoded by the coding sequence TTGACAACGACGTCCGCACCCCGTAGCGCAGCCCTCAGCGCGCCGCGCCGACGCCACCGTCGCGACTGGCGCGGCTGGGCGTTCGTAGCCCCGTTCCTGATCGTGTTCGCGGCCATGATCGTCGCGCCCGTGATCTACGCGATCTACCTCAGCCTGTTCCGGCAGCAGCTGATCGGAGGCAACGCCTTCGTCGGTCTGGAGAACTACATCGCCGTCTTCACCGACGCGAAGTTCTGGGAGTCGCTCGGTCGCGTCACCGTGTTCCTGGTGGTGCAGGTGCCGATCATGCTGGTGCTCTCCCTCACGGCGGCACTCGCCCTGGACAGCGCCCGCCTCCACGGCGCCGGCTTCTTCCGCATCGCGATCTTCCTGCCGTACGCGGTGCCCGGCGTCGTCGCCGCCCTCATCTGGGGCTTCATCTACGGCGACCAGTTCGGCCTCACCGCGAGCCTCAACGACCTGCTCGGCACCAGCTTCGCCCCGCTGAGCGGCTCCTGGATCCTCGGCTCCATCGGCAACATCGTCACCTGGGAGTTCATGGGCTACAACATGCTCATCTTCTACGCGGCGCTCAAGGTCATCCCGGGCGAGCTGTACGAGGCGGCCGAGATCGACGGCGCCGGCGCGTTCCGCACGGTGTTCAGTATCAAGATCCCGGCCGTGCGCGGCGCCATCGTGATCGCCACGATCTTCTCGATCATCGGCAGCTTCCAGCTCTTCAACGAGCCGAACCTGCTGAAGCCGCTGGCGCCGAACGCCATCTCCAGCTACTTCACCCCGAACATGTACGCATACAACCTCTCGTTCGCCGGTCAGCAATTCAACTACGCGGCCACCGTCGCGATCGTCATGGGCGTGCTCACCGCAGTCATCGCCTACGTCGTGCAGTTGCGCGGCTCGAGGAAGGAGAACGCCTGA